The sequence ATTCTTATTAACAAGGAAAATACCAGAAAATATAAAAAAATATAACCCCTTCAGAAAGGGTTATATTTTTTAACTATTATATTTCTTTTACATTTAGTACTCTCATGGCGTTAAACACTGCTATTACTGTAACCCCAACATCAGCAAATACGGCTTCCCATATGCTTGCTAGACCTACTGTACCTAAGGCTAAAACAATGAGTTTTACTCCTATGGCAAAAACGATATTTTGCCAAACTATTTTCCGTGTTCTTTTAGCTATTTTTATGGCAGTTACTAATTTAGATGGCTCATCGTTCATTATAACTATATCAGCTGCTTCAATTGCCGCATCAGAGCCTAATCCTCCCATGGCTACTCCCACATCTGCTCTAGCTAAAACAGGTGCATCATTTATACCATCTCCTACGAAAATCATTTTACCTTTTCTTGATTTCCCTTGATTTATCTCCTCTAGTCTCTCAACCTTTTCATGGGGAAGTAGTTCAGCATAATATTTATCCAATCCTAAATGTGTAGATATTTCCGACGCAATAGCGTTGTTATCACCTGTTAGCATTATAGTCTTTTTAATACCTATTGATTTAAGACCTACTATGGCATCTTTTGAATCATCCTTTATTTGGTCGGCTATAACTATATAGCCAATATGATTTTTATCCACTGCAACATGCACTACTGTACCAGTTGCCTTTACATCTTTATATTTTATTTTCTCAGTCTCCATCAATTTACGGTTACCTACTAATAAAGCTATTCCATCTACTTTTACACTTATTCCATGGCCTGCTATTTCTTTGTAGTCTTTTAGTAAACTTTGATCCACATCCTTGCCATAAGATTTTAAAATAGATTTTGCAATGGGGTGTGTGGAGTAACTTTCAGCCAAGGCAGCATACTCAATTATTTTCTCACTGGGTATTTCAGCCGTTTCTTGAATTTGAGTAACCGTGAAAATGCCTTTGGTTAATGTCCCTGTTTTATCAAAAACCACTATTTCCACATCATTTAATGCTTCTAAGAAATTACTTCCCTTTACCAATATTCCTCTTTTAGATGCTCCACCTATGCCACCAAAGAAGCCAAGGGGTATAGATATAACCAGTGCGCAGGGGCAAGAGATTACTAAGAATACTAAAGCTCTATAAATCCACTGGGAAAAGGTTGCATCTTCTATGAGAAGGGGCGGAATGACAGCTAGTAGTGCAGCTATTGCGACTACCACTGGAGTATAGTATTTAGCAAACTTTGTGATAAAGTTCTCTGTTGGTGCTTTGCGACCACTGGCATTTTGAACTAAATCAAGTATTTTTGAAACAGTGGATTCCCCAAAATCCTTAGTAACTTCTACGGTTAATAAACCTGTATTGTTTATAAAGCCACTTAATATATCACTTCCTACTTCTACATCCCGCAACACAGACTCACCAGTTAGCGCGGAAGTGTCCACAAGGGAACTCCCTTCTATTACTTTTCCATCTAAGGGTACTTTTTCCCCAGGTTTTACAACTATAAGATCTCCCACACCTACATCTTCAGGATCCACAGTTTTAAGCTCGCCATTTATTTTTAGATTTGCATAATCTGGCCTAATATCCATTAAGCTTGAGATGGATTTTCTTGAT comes from Alkalicella caledoniensis and encodes:
- a CDS encoding heavy metal translocating P-type ATPase is translated as MAKTKKELILDGLSCANCASKIEEAIQSLEGISSVNVNFTTKTLKVELEDTEVEEVLRKVKEVVNKIESHVVIKEKTLKKNDKKVVLLVGLDCANCASKIEDKIKLLPGVKSAVVDFIGKKLTLEIEDRKNSVAIINEVQEIVTELEPHVKVIVEGEEHKDEGHGHEHDHGEIASKKELRKIIIGGVLFFLPFIIGMPDILRFSFYFAAYVIVGGRVLLRAGKNILRGQIFDENFLMSIATVGAFAIGEFPEGVAVMLFYNVGEYVQSIAINRSRKSISSLMDIRPDYANLKINGELKTVDPEDVGVGDLIVVKPGEKVPLDGKVIEGSSLVDTSALTGESVLRDVEVGSDILSGFINNTGLLTVEVTKDFGESTVSKILDLVQNASGRKAPTENFITKFAKYYTPVVVAIAALLAVIPPLLIEDATFSQWIYRALVFLVISCPCALVISIPLGFFGGIGGASKRGILVKGSNFLEALNDVEIVVFDKTGTLTKGIFTVTQIQETAEIPSEKIIEYAALAESYSTHPIAKSILKSYGKDVDQSLLKDYKEIAGHGISVKVDGIALLVGNRKLMETEKIKYKDVKATGTVVHVAVDKNHIGYIVIADQIKDDSKDAIVGLKSIGIKKTIMLTGDNNAIASEISTHLGLDKYYAELLPHEKVERLEEINQGKSRKGKMIFVGDGINDAPVLARADVGVAMGGLGSDAAIEAADIVIMNDEPSKLVTAIKIAKRTRKIVWQNIVFAIGVKLIVLALGTVGLASIWEAVFADVGVTVIAVFNAMRVLNVKEI